In a genomic window of Holophagaceae bacterium:
- a CDS encoding 2-oxoacid:ferredoxin oxidoreductase subunit beta yields the protein MTTTAPAAPTNKLGLTKQDYVGSKSTLCAGCGHDSITAQLINAAFEMNIEAHKVGKYSGIGCSSKTPAYFFNQAWGFNSVHGRMPSIATGACVANRELVNIGVSGDGDSMSIGIGQLVHMIRRNVPMIYIIEDNGVYGLTKGQFSATADLGSVLKHGTVNELAPIDPCTLALELGCGFVARSFSGDPKQLNTILKAAMAHNGTCIIDVISPCVTFNNHDSSTKSYKNAKDHDFPLHELGFVQFNELEQVEIPAGESKVVTFPDGSRVSFRALREDYDPTDRFGAMKVLHEGVEKGEFLTGLLYVNTQKPTIHDITHIADMPLVHLGQAALKPGKDVLAQCMDALM from the coding sequence ATGACCACCACCGCGCCTGCCGCTCCCACCAACAAGCTCGGCCTCACCAAACAGGACTACGTCGGCTCCAAGTCCACGCTCTGTGCCGGCTGCGGCCACGACAGCATCACGGCCCAGCTCATCAACGCCGCCTTCGAAATGAACATCGAGGCCCACAAGGTCGGCAAGTACTCCGGCATCGGCTGCTCGTCGAAGACCCCCGCCTACTTCTTCAACCAGGCCTGGGGCTTCAACAGCGTCCATGGCCGCATGCCCAGCATCGCCACGGGGGCCTGTGTCGCCAACCGGGAACTGGTCAACATCGGAGTCTCCGGCGACGGAGATTCCATGTCCATCGGCATCGGCCAGCTGGTACACATGATCCGCCGCAACGTGCCCATGATCTACATCATCGAGGACAACGGCGTCTACGGCCTCACCAAAGGCCAGTTCTCAGCCACCGCCGACCTGGGCTCGGTGCTCAAGCACGGCACCGTGAACGAGCTGGCCCCCATCGATCCGTGCACCCTGGCTCTGGAGCTGGGTTGCGGCTTCGTCGCGCGTTCCTTCAGCGGAGACCCCAAGCAGCTGAACACCATCCTCAAGGCTGCCATGGCCCACAACGGCACCTGCATTATCGACGTCATCAGCCCCTGCGTGACCTTCAATAACCACGACAGCTCCACCAAGTCCTACAAGAACGCCAAGGACCATGATTTCCCGCTCCACGAGCTGGGGTTCGTGCAGTTCAACGAACTGGAGCAGGTGGAGATCCCCGCTGGCGAAAGCAAGGTCGTGACCTTCCCCGATGGCTCCCGGGTGTCCTTCCGCGCCCTGCGCGAAGACTACGATCCCACGGACCGCTTCGGCGCCATGAAAGTGCTGCATGAAGGTGTGGAGAAGGGCGAGTTCCTCACGGGACTCCTCTACGTCAATACCCAGAAACCGACCATCCACGACATCACGCACATCGCCGACATGCCGTTGGTCCACCTCGGCCAGGCCGCGCTGAAACCCGGTAAGGACGTCCTGGCCCAGTGCATGGATGCGCTGATGTGA
- a CDS encoding isocitrate/isopropylmalate dehydrogenase family protein: protein MARIAVIPGDGIGPEVLAEALPLLEWARGRGRPVEWEIFPHGAEYFLASGETLSDTTFVRLRDGFDAILFGAVGDPRVPDGRHAEEILLRLRKDLRLRVNHRPCEPMLDAHVPLKGIAAAGIHVEVFRENTEGPYCLKGETTKQGATDFAVHTEVAVACLLKAAFQRAERLDFPLTLAHKANVLKHGHGLWLRVFKHMQAEFPMVRSNAMHADALLCALVQRPGDFGVIAADNLIGDLVSDLLAAFQGGMGLAASANLAVVDEPTAMGHPFRCGALFEPVHGSAPDIAGLGIANPTGAILSTALMFRHLGWADNAQAVERSVKHALMGGAATKDLGGLLTTMEMGRALRADLV, encoded by the coding sequence ATGGCACGGATCGCAGTAATCCCTGGTGACGGAATCGGCCCCGAGGTCCTGGCCGAGGCGCTTCCTTTGCTCGAGTGGGCCAGGGGCCGCGGCCGACCGGTGGAATGGGAGATTTTTCCCCATGGCGCGGAGTATTTCCTTGCCTCTGGCGAAACCCTCTCGGACACGACGTTCGTGCGGCTTCGCGACGGCTTCGATGCGATCCTGTTTGGCGCCGTCGGGGATCCGAGGGTTCCCGACGGACGGCATGCGGAGGAAATCCTGCTGCGCCTGCGGAAAGATCTGCGGCTGCGGGTGAACCACCGGCCCTGCGAGCCCATGCTGGACGCCCACGTCCCCTTGAAGGGGATTGCGGCCGCCGGCATCCATGTGGAGGTATTCCGGGAGAACACCGAGGGCCCCTATTGCCTGAAGGGCGAAACCACCAAGCAAGGCGCCACGGACTTCGCGGTCCACACCGAGGTGGCCGTGGCCTGCCTGCTGAAGGCCGCCTTCCAGCGGGCGGAACGCCTGGATTTCCCACTGACCCTCGCCCACAAGGCCAATGTGCTGAAACATGGCCATGGCCTCTGGCTTCGAGTGTTCAAACACATGCAGGCCGAATTTCCCATGGTCCGATCCAATGCCATGCACGCGGATGCCTTGCTGTGCGCCCTGGTGCAGCGCCCTGGTGACTTCGGCGTGATCGCCGCAGACAACTTGATCGGGGACCTCGTCAGCGACCTGCTGGCGGCCTTCCAGGGCGGCATGGGGCTGGCCGCATCGGCGAATCTTGCCGTCGTTGACGAGCCTACGGCCATGGGCCATCCCTTCCGATGCGGTGCGCTCTTCGAGCCGGTCCATGGCTCGGCCCCGGACATCGCCGGCCTGGGAATCGCCAATCCCACGGGCGCTATCCTCAGCACTGCCTTGATGTTCAGGCATCTAGGTTGGGCTGATAACGCCCAGGCCGTGGAGAGGTCCGTGAAACACGCCCTCATGGGAGGCGCGGCCACCAAGGATCTGGGGGGGCTCCTGACTACAATGGAAATGGGCCGAGCCCTAAGAGCCGATCTCGTCTGA
- the lexA gene encoding repressor LexA → MTSTDLTKRQLAVLQFIRAFVKAEGRSPTLSEIGKGVGSSAVSTIHKHVQHLIDKGFLGRSHGKGNNIVMRDKRAAAGGLSKSSALNAGAEADFEAEAWDDEEGGGGPAGGSGASPRIPHLVPARILPFCGDVAAGAPLIPETRALPVEVPNSIHRERDDLFVLRVRGDSMIEDAILDGDLVVLQRKAEVRNGERVVALIDGEEATLKEYRKDKQGVWLIPHNPELKPTCYDPRRIDLQGVLVGVMRSC, encoded by the coding sequence ATGACTTCCACTGATCTCACCAAACGCCAGCTCGCGGTGCTCCAGTTCATCCGCGCGTTCGTCAAGGCCGAAGGGCGCAGCCCAACCCTGTCCGAGATCGGGAAGGGCGTCGGTTCCAGCGCTGTGAGCACCATCCACAAACACGTGCAGCACCTCATCGACAAGGGATTCCTGGGGCGCAGCCATGGCAAGGGCAACAATATCGTGATGCGCGACAAGCGGGCCGCAGCCGGAGGGTTGTCCAAATCTTCCGCGTTGAATGCCGGCGCGGAGGCCGATTTCGAAGCGGAGGCATGGGATGACGAGGAGGGCGGCGGCGGTCCGGCCGGCGGGTCCGGCGCCAGTCCCCGGATCCCGCATCTGGTGCCGGCGCGGATCCTGCCCTTCTGTGGTGATGTGGCCGCGGGAGCGCCCCTCATCCCCGAGACCCGGGCCCTCCCGGTGGAAGTGCCCAATTCCATCCATCGTGAACGGGATGATCTGTTCGTGCTCCGGGTCCGGGGCGATTCCATGATCGAGGACGCCATCCTCGACGGCGATCTGGTGGTGCTGCAGCGCAAGGCCGAGGTCCGCAACGGCGAGCGCGTCGTGGCTCTCATCGATGGGGAGGAGGCCACCCTGAAGGAATACCGCAAGGACAAGCAGGGCGTCTGGCTCATCCCGCATAATCCGGAACTCAAGCCGACCTGCTACGATCCGCGCCGCATCGACCTGCAAGGCGTGCTGGTGGGCGTGATGCGCAGCTGCTGA
- a CDS encoding peroxiredoxin, with protein MHRFTTSAVSSLSLLACFSLFGGDASGLKEGQQAPPIQAQDQNGKTIQLSDFAGKSTVVLYFYPKDDTPGCTKEACSLRDGHAELKAAGAVVLGVSSDDVKSHEAFAAKYHLPFSLLADPGKAIINAYGVKMFGLNYAKRVTFVIDRKGVIRKIFQDVKPAGHDQEVLAAVKALG; from the coding sequence ATGCACAGGTTCACGACTTCAGCCGTTTCAAGCCTTTCGCTGCTCGCCTGCTTCTCCCTCTTCGGCGGCGACGCCAGCGGCCTGAAGGAAGGCCAGCAGGCCCCGCCCATCCAGGCCCAGGACCAGAACGGCAAGACCATCCAGCTGTCGGATTTCGCCGGAAAATCAACCGTGGTCCTGTATTTCTATCCCAAGGACGACACCCCGGGCTGCACGAAAGAAGCCTGCAGCCTCCGCGATGGACACGCGGAGCTCAAGGCTGCGGGAGCCGTGGTGCTGGGGGTCAGCAGCGACGACGTCAAGAGCCACGAGGCCTTCGCAGCCAAGTACCACCTGCCTTTCAGCTTGCTGGCGGACCCGGGGAAGGCCATCATCAACGCCTATGGCGTGAAGATGTTCGGCCTGAACTATGCGAAGCGCGTCACCTTCGTGATCGACCGCAAGGGAGTCATCCGCAAGATCTTCCAGGACGTGAAACCCGCGGGCCATGACCAGGAAGTGCTGGCTGCGGTCAAGGCCCTCGGTTGA
- a CDS encoding tetratricopeptide repeat protein, producing MARPWLRLLDPDLFAFRSSLGPDATSRLRYAKALNSRSLHVEAAEVLDGILAEERAHEEAWFERILCEGDHTTAEDLRRLSIELEAVRDEHPGEATHLRNLAFLRIIENRLDEAESLIEKALAKDDQDPKTFELTGLLALHRDHPEAAKGALLKALSLQPRNPVTLRMLGIICQQMGDHAAAETQVLAALELDPNYYWGWHTLGEFLLQRGESQEGMRCIHRARSLNITEPSSYFMVAEIFGEQGQLDMAQAELHKLILLAPPASTFSEAQSFLGEFKRDLGDRDGAISYFTMAADTDPQAANPWAALGEMAREDERWEDALRCYQEALARDPEAAELQVQLGYTLLETGTVKEAEHTFCKALESDPSEYSAYLGLSECARKAQRPEDQLRMVKEAMTLAPDDPDVWNAYAVALEVAHKLPEATQAYNKALSLDPHHRKAANNLGFLLEKRVSLGEEGLKEQTINAWKRRLLICRDEGQSMRMATEHLTKLGISDETLDAWILKGEVPTTIGG from the coding sequence ATGGCGCGTCCCTGGCTCCGTCTGCTCGATCCTGATCTCTTCGCCTTCAGATCCTCTCTCGGCCCGGATGCCACGTCGAGGCTGCGCTACGCGAAGGCCCTCAATTCCCGGAGCCTGCATGTCGAAGCCGCCGAAGTGCTGGATGGGATTTTGGCGGAGGAGCGGGCCCATGAAGAGGCTTGGTTCGAGCGGATCTTGTGCGAGGGCGACCACACGACCGCCGAGGACCTGCGGCGGCTCTCCATCGAATTGGAAGCGGTTCGCGACGAGCACCCGGGAGAAGCCACCCACCTCCGCAACCTCGCTTTCCTGAGAATCATCGAGAACCGTCTGGACGAGGCCGAGTCCCTTATTGAAAAAGCGCTCGCCAAGGACGACCAGGATCCCAAGACGTTTGAATTGACCGGCCTCCTGGCCCTCCACCGGGACCACCCGGAAGCCGCCAAAGGGGCGCTTCTGAAGGCCCTGAGCCTTCAACCCAGGAATCCCGTGACCCTGCGCATGCTGGGGATCATCTGCCAGCAGATGGGGGACCATGCGGCCGCGGAAACCCAAGTGCTCGCCGCGCTGGAACTCGACCCCAACTACTACTGGGGCTGGCATACCTTGGGTGAATTCCTCCTGCAGCGCGGCGAAAGCCAGGAAGGCATGCGCTGCATCCACCGCGCCCGGAGCCTGAACATCACCGAACCCAGCAGCTATTTCATGGTGGCCGAAATCTTCGGCGAACAAGGCCAGCTCGACATGGCCCAGGCGGAACTCCACAAGCTGATCCTGCTGGCCCCGCCTGCCTCCACCTTCTCGGAAGCCCAGTCGTTCCTGGGCGAATTCAAGCGTGATCTGGGCGATCGCGATGGCGCCATCTCCTACTTCACCATGGCCGCGGACACGGACCCTCAAGCCGCCAATCCCTGGGCTGCCCTGGGTGAAATGGCGCGCGAGGACGAACGCTGGGAGGATGCGCTGCGCTGCTACCAGGAGGCCTTGGCAAGGGATCCCGAGGCCGCGGAGCTGCAGGTCCAGCTCGGCTACACGCTCCTGGAAACGGGCACCGTGAAGGAAGCCGAGCATACCTTCTGCAAAGCCCTGGAATCCGATCCCAGCGAATACAGCGCCTACCTGGGGCTCTCGGAATGCGCCCGCAAGGCCCAGCGCCCGGAAGACCAGTTGCGGATGGTGAAGGAAGCCATGACCCTGGCGCCGGATGATCCGGATGTATGGAATGCCTACGCGGTGGCGCTTGAAGTGGCCCACAAACTCCCGGAAGCGACCCAGGCCTACAACAAGGCCCTGAGCCTGGATCCGCACCACCGCAAGGCTGCGAACAACCTGGGATTCCTGCTGGAGAAACGCGTGTCCCTGGGCGAGGAAGGCTTGAAGGAACAGACCATCAATGCCTGGAAACGCCGCCTGCTCATCTGCCGCGATGAAGGCCAGAGCATGCGCATGGCCACCGAGCACCTGACAAAATTGGGCATCTCGGATGAGACCCTGGATGCCTGGATCCTGAAAGGCGAAGTGCCCACCACCATCGGTGGATGA
- a CDS encoding 2-oxoacid:acceptor oxidoreductase subunit alpha: MSTALANGHTLDHTKTLVNDFSIEIGTVNGSGSQTANSVLMRTIFQMGVPVSGKNLFPSNIAGLPTWFQIRANTKGYVARKAIVDLMICMNPETAKDDVLKLAAGALVIYDEPLKLNTLRDDLIYYPVPFQKLVTASCPEPKLHKLVKNMIYVGVAGQMLGLDMNETKNAITKQLKGKQKAIEINQAAVDAGYAWAAENMPAQNRLKVVPDNKTTGNIIIDGNAACALGSMFAGVQVVGWYPITPSSSLVESLIDYADEHRRDENGKLTVAIVQMEDELASAGVVFGAGWAGARSMTSTSGPGISLMSEFIGLGYFSEIPGVFFNVARTGPSTGLPTRTMQGDIDICAKCSHGDTLHINLYPGNMSECFDFAYESFNLAERFQTPVFVVTDLDLGMQNWMSKPFTYPEGDFDRGKVVGEKELAAMKDWGRYKDVDGDGIPYRSLPGTPGGKGAYFTRGSGHNAMALYSEKPEDYKELVDRLRAKYETAKQYVPKPIVDGTGSKRGVLAFGSSDPAVMEARDVLSERFQKKTDYLRLRALPFTSEVDAFIKESDVIYVVEQNRDGQMKALLREFYPEAATKLKSVLHYNGMALDAQTIVDQINAFEK; the protein is encoded by the coding sequence ATGTCCACCGCGCTCGCAAACGGCCATACGCTCGACCACACGAAAACCCTGGTGAATGATTTCTCCATAGAGATCGGGACCGTGAACGGTTCCGGTTCCCAGACCGCGAACAGCGTGCTGATGCGGACCATCTTCCAGATGGGCGTGCCCGTGAGCGGCAAGAACCTGTTCCCCAGCAACATCGCGGGGCTTCCGACCTGGTTCCAGATCCGCGCCAACACCAAAGGCTACGTGGCCCGCAAGGCCATCGTGGACCTGATGATCTGCATGAACCCCGAGACCGCCAAGGACGATGTGCTGAAGCTCGCCGCGGGCGCGCTGGTCATCTACGACGAGCCCCTCAAGCTCAACACGCTCCGCGACGATCTCATCTACTATCCGGTGCCCTTCCAGAAACTGGTCACGGCGAGCTGCCCGGAACCCAAGCTCCACAAGCTCGTGAAGAACATGATCTACGTGGGGGTCGCCGGCCAGATGCTCGGCCTCGACATGAACGAGACCAAGAATGCCATCACCAAGCAGCTTAAAGGCAAGCAGAAGGCCATCGAGATCAATCAGGCCGCAGTGGATGCGGGATACGCCTGGGCCGCTGAAAACATGCCCGCGCAGAACCGCCTAAAAGTCGTGCCCGACAACAAGACCACGGGCAACATCATCATCGACGGCAACGCGGCCTGCGCGCTGGGCTCAATGTTCGCCGGCGTCCAGGTGGTGGGCTGGTACCCCATCACGCCGTCCTCCTCGCTGGTGGAATCGCTCATCGACTATGCCGACGAACACCGCCGGGACGAGAACGGCAAGCTCACCGTGGCCATCGTGCAGATGGAGGACGAACTCGCCTCGGCCGGCGTGGTCTTCGGGGCCGGGTGGGCTGGCGCCCGCAGCATGACCTCGACCTCAGGCCCCGGCATATCGCTCATGAGCGAATTCATCGGACTGGGGTATTTTTCGGAAATCCCCGGCGTCTTCTTCAACGTCGCGCGCACCGGCCCCTCCACCGGCCTGCCCACCCGCACCATGCAGGGCGACATCGACATCTGCGCCAAGTGCAGCCACGGCGATACCCTCCACATCAACCTCTACCCCGGCAACATGTCCGAGTGCTTCGACTTCGCCTATGAATCATTCAACCTGGCGGAGCGCTTCCAGACACCCGTATTCGTCGTCACCGACCTCGATCTCGGCATGCAGAACTGGATGTCCAAACCCTTCACCTACCCGGAAGGCGACTTCGACCGCGGAAAAGTGGTGGGCGAGAAGGAGCTGGCGGCCATGAAGGACTGGGGCCGTTACAAGGATGTGGACGGGGACGGCATCCCCTACCGCTCGCTTCCGGGAACACCCGGGGGCAAGGGCGCCTACTTCACCCGCGGCTCCGGCCACAACGCCATGGCCCTCTATTCCGAGAAGCCAGAAGACTACAAAGAGCTGGTGGACCGCCTGCGCGCCAAATACGAGACCGCCAAGCAGTACGTCCCAAAACCCATCGTGGATGGCACCGGTTCAAAACGCGGCGTCCTGGCCTTCGGATCCAGCGATCCCGCGGTGATGGAGGCCCGCGACGTGCTGTCGGAGCGCTTCCAAAAGAAGACCGACTACCTGCGCCTGCGGGCCCTGCCCTTCACCTCCGAGGTGGATGCCTTCATCAAGGAGTCCGACGTCATCTACGTCGTGGAGCAGAACCGCGACGGGCAGATGAAGGCCCTGCTGCGCGAGTTCTACCCGGAGGCGGCCACCAAGCTCAAGTCGGTGCTGCATTACAACGGCATGGCCCTCGATGCCCAGACCATCGTCGACCAGATCAACGCGTTCGAGAAATAG
- the ruvA gene encoding Holliday junction branch migration protein RuvA — protein sequence MIGRLRGELIQKLPNQALIECAGVGYSAAISLGTYGLLPEVGHEATLWIETLLRENELSLLGFYSLSERDLYRMLVKVDGVGPKLALAALGALPMGELIQAIRTREVKLLVRIPGVGKKTAEKLCFELSEKMGGLSGLDGLGGASAPGDAWESDLRSALTNLGFKEDAVMPSIIELRATRPPLPEAIRLALRALQR from the coding sequence ATGATCGGACGACTGCGGGGTGAATTGATCCAGAAGCTGCCCAACCAGGCGCTCATCGAATGCGCCGGAGTGGGCTATTCCGCGGCCATCAGCCTGGGCACCTACGGCCTGCTGCCGGAGGTGGGGCACGAGGCCACGCTGTGGATCGAAACGCTGCTGCGGGAGAACGAGCTGTCCCTGCTGGGTTTCTATTCTCTCTCCGAACGGGATCTCTACCGGATGCTCGTCAAGGTGGATGGTGTGGGGCCCAAGCTCGCTCTGGCCGCCCTGGGTGCGCTGCCCATGGGCGAATTGATCCAGGCCATCCGCACCCGCGAAGTGAAGCTACTGGTGCGCATTCCCGGCGTCGGCAAGAAGACCGCCGAGAAGCTCTGCTTCGAGCTCAGCGAAAAAATGGGCGGCCTTTCGGGCCTCGATGGATTGGGCGGCGCGTCTGCGCCGGGCGACGCCTGGGAATCGGACCTGCGCTCCGCGCTGACGAATCTGGGTTTCAAAGAGGACGCGGTGATGCCTTCCATCATTGAATTGCGGGCCACCCGGCCGCCCTTGCCGGAAGCCATCCGCCTGGCGCTGCGGGCGCTCCAGCGATGA
- a CDS encoding alpha/beta hydrolase has product MRAILVHGMGRTAVSQMWLAARLRRRGVKVSLFSYSATFNTFDATVKRLAEFIEKRSVKDTCVLVGHSLGCVLIRSALAELRGAAPSACFFLAPPSKASRAAKAFRSSAIYRAFNGEMGQFLGDPSFMDSLPIPTIPTRVYAGNKGPRGRHSPFGLEPNDGILAVSETPLYEGQSIIEVPMIHTFIMNSRSVLEDILEAARTGDIRRPDQDGGSRDGGRSAASTGGNEAAKSSLVERDDD; this is encoded by the coding sequence TTGAGGGCCATCCTGGTGCATGGCATGGGCCGCACGGCGGTATCCCAGATGTGGCTGGCGGCGAGGCTTCGCCGCCGAGGGGTGAAGGTGTCCCTGTTCTCCTATTCGGCCACCTTCAATACCTTTGACGCCACCGTGAAGCGGCTTGCGGAATTCATCGAAAAACGCAGCGTGAAGGACACCTGTGTCCTCGTCGGGCATTCATTAGGGTGCGTGCTGATCCGCTCCGCCCTGGCGGAACTGCGGGGAGCCGCGCCGAGCGCCTGCTTCTTCCTCGCGCCGCCCAGCAAGGCCAGCCGTGCGGCGAAGGCCTTCCGAAGCTCGGCCATCTACCGTGCGTTCAATGGCGAAATGGGCCAATTCCTGGGCGATCCTTCATTCATGGATTCGTTGCCAATCCCTACGATTCCCACAAGGGTCTACGCGGGCAACAAAGGCCCCAGGGGCAGGCATAGCCCCTTCGGCTTGGAACCCAACGACGGCATCCTCGCCGTGTCCGAAACGCCGCTCTATGAAGGCCAATCCATCATCGAAGTCCCCATGATCCATACCTTCATCATGAACTCCCGGAGCGTGTTGGAGGACATCCTGGAAGCCGCCCGGACAGGCGATATCCGTAGACCCGATCAGGATGGAGGCTCACGCGACGGCGGGCGCAGCGCAGCGAGCACCGGCGGCAACGAGGCCGCAAAAAGCAGCCTTGTTGAGCGGGATGACGACTGA
- a CDS encoding D-glycerate dehydrogenase has protein sequence MSIRILSTSPLVGSALQELGKAFPELLVAPYRSPNWNAALRSAEAIVVLLSEPVTESDIQAAPRLKAIGTYSVGVNHLPVSLCGARGITLVNTPGVLTDATADVALALLLSVTRRIAEGEALVRSGTWGGWAPDQLLGCGLAGKSCGILGSGPIGKAFAKRVWALGMQPLFWDREGCGGSVDFGPETAPRLALQELLPRCAVLSLHCPLTDATQGLLDRDALMMLPGGAVLINTARGGILDEAAAIELLESGHLGGAGLDVYAGEPHLDPNWRTAPRTVLLPHLGSATVETRSAMSELLCDGLAGVFRALG, from the coding sequence ATGAGCATCCGGATCCTTTCCACCTCGCCGTTGGTGGGAAGCGCGCTTCAAGAACTGGGCAAGGCGTTTCCCGAACTGCTCGTCGCGCCTTACCGCTCACCCAACTGGAATGCGGCCCTGCGGTCGGCGGAAGCCATCGTGGTGCTGCTCTCCGAGCCCGTCACGGAATCCGACATCCAGGCGGCGCCCCGCCTCAAGGCCATCGGAACCTATTCTGTAGGCGTGAACCATCTGCCCGTTTCACTGTGCGGAGCCAGGGGCATCACCCTCGTCAACACGCCAGGCGTGTTGACGGACGCAACCGCCGACGTCGCCCTGGCGCTGCTGCTTTCGGTGACCCGGAGGATCGCGGAAGGAGAGGCCCTGGTGCGCTCCGGGACATGGGGCGGCTGGGCGCCGGACCAGCTCCTGGGCTGCGGCCTCGCAGGCAAGTCCTGTGGAATCCTGGGCTCGGGGCCCATCGGGAAGGCCTTTGCCAAGCGGGTCTGGGCCCTGGGGATGCAGCCGCTGTTCTGGGACAGGGAAGGCTGCGGAGGATCCGTGGACTTCGGGCCTGAAACCGCGCCACGATTGGCGTTGCAGGAACTGTTGCCGCGGTGCGCGGTGCTGTCCCTCCATTGCCCGTTGACGGATGCCACCCAGGGCCTCCTGGACAGGGATGCGCTGATGATGCTCCCCGGAGGAGCCGTGCTCATCAACACGGCCCGCGGCGGGATTCTGGATGAAGCGGCCGCTATCGAGCTGTTGGAGTCGGGCCACCTGGGAGGCGCCGGTCTCGATGTCTATGCGGGTGAGCCGCATCTCGACCCGAACTGGAGAACAGCTCCCCGGACAGTGCTTCTGCCGCATCTGGGCTCGGCCACGGTGGAAACCCGAAGCGCCATGTCGGAGCTGCTCTGTGATGGACTGGCCGGGGTGTTTCGCGCGTTAGGTTGA
- a CDS encoding glycosyltransferase family 2 protein has protein sequence MSAAPRIAAIIAAHDEAEHIGGVVAGLLPYGLQRILVVDDASGDGTAAIAAAAGAEILHLPAGVGGGKGQVLRAGIAHLRGGDFDYYLFIDGDGQHDPADLAGFLDHLAAHPEADFLIGSRFRDRGRIPGKRWKTNALGSWTLGRIAGVKWEDSQSGFRMIRKKVLDRLDLRSTGFAIEMEIAMKAADWKLQWAHIPIRAIYHDCGGSHFRGVMDTWLIAWFSLQC, from the coding sequence TTGAGCGCCGCACCGCGCATCGCGGCGATCATCGCGGCCCACGACGAGGCGGAGCATATCGGCGGAGTGGTGGCCGGACTCCTCCCCTACGGCCTTCAACGGATCCTGGTGGTGGATGATGCCTCGGGAGACGGCACCGCTGCGATCGCCGCAGCTGCGGGGGCCGAGATCCTGCATCTTCCGGCCGGCGTGGGCGGCGGAAAGGGCCAGGTGCTGCGCGCGGGCATCGCCCATCTGCGCGGGGGCGATTTCGACTACTACCTGTTTATCGACGGGGACGGACAGCATGATCCGGCGGATCTTGCGGGATTCCTCGATCACCTGGCTGCGCACCCCGAGGCGGATTTCCTCATCGGCAGCCGCTTCAGGGACCGCGGCAGGATCCCGGGGAAACGATGGAAGACGAATGCGCTGGGCTCCTGGACCCTGGGCAGGATCGCCGGGGTGAAATGGGAGGACAGCCAGAGCGGATTCCGCATGATCCGCAAGAAGGTGCTGGATCGCCTGGATCTCCGCAGCACGGGCTTCGCCATCGAGATGGAAATCGCCATGAAGGCGGCCGATTGGAAGCTGCAGTGGGCCCACATCCCCATCCGCGCCATCTACCACGATTGCGGCGGAAGCCATTTCCGCGGAGTGATGGACACCTGGCTGATCGCCTGGTTTTCCCTCCAGTGTTGA